The Acidobacteriota bacterium genome contains the following window.
ATCAAGTTCAAGGATTTTTCCGCTGCCGAGGAGAGCTTAAGGCGAATGAGCGCCCTTTACCGGGAGTTCAAGGAGAAGAACGATCGGGGTAAGCTAAGAAGGCTCAAAGAGCTTGCCGATACTGCCCGGCGTCGCGCCCTCCTCATCGCGGAGAACGAGAAGGTGGCAGAGAAGAAAAGGAAGGAGAAGAAGGAGATAGCCTTCTGGTTCGAGCTTTTCCGGGAGAACCCGGAGCTCTTTCCCGACTGGCTCGATTTGAGGAAGCGTTCTTCCGGGTTCAAGCGTCGTTTCGGAGGTTGAGATGGGTGGTTCCTATCAGCTTCTCATCCGTCTTTTTAAAGGAGTATCCCTTCGGGTGGGGAGGCTCGGGGAGTTCTTCTTCCCTGCCGGCTATTACATCTATTCTGGACGGGCGAAGCGAGCTCTTTCCTCCCGCATCATTCGCCACTTAAGGAGGAAGAAGCGAAAGAGGTGGCACATAGATTACCTCACCGCCCATCCTGAAGCGGAGGTCATCTCCATAGTCATCTATCCCGATCTCGATGAGTGTCGTCATCATCGGGAGATAGCGTCCCTACCCGGCGTTCGGGTGCCCGTTCCTCGATTCGGTAGCGGGGACTGTCGCAGTGGGTGTTCCGCCCATCTCCTTTATTCCCCTGTTTTCCTCTCTTTTTACGCTTTACAGGATTCTCCCTTACGGGATAGAATCGAGAAGGAAAGGAGGAAGCTATGATCTCGCGGGAAGAGGCGTTAGCCCTTGTTCGGGAAAAGGTGAACAACAAAAACCTGGTGAAACACTCATTGGCGGTTGAGGCGGGGATGAGGGCGCTTGCCCGTTATTTCGGGGAGGACGAGGAACTCTGGGGGCTAACCGGTCTCCTTCACGATATCGACTATGGCGAGACCGCAAAGGATCCTGATCGGCACGGTTTGGTTGCCCCGGAGATACTCGCCCCCTATGATCTCCCCGAGGAGATGATCTACGCCATAAAGGCGCATCCGGGCCATTTCCCGAGGGAGAGTTTGCTTGACAAGGCGCTTTTTGCCGTCGATCCCCTCACCGGTCTTATTGTGGCAGCTACCCTGATGCATCCTACGAGGAGGATAGTGAATGTAGATGTTCCCTTCGTTATGAGGAGGTTCAAGGAGAAGCACTTCGCCCGGGGGGCAAAGAGGGAGGATATAAAGACCTGTGAGGAGTTCGGGGTTCCCCTTGAGAAGTTCATCGAGATCGTCCTTTCCGGGATGAAGGAGATAGCGGATGAGCTCGGGCTCTGAGGGTAAGGGAAGGAAAAAGCTCCTTTTGGGAGCCCATATGTCCATCGGGGGTGGGGTTCATCTCTCCCTTATCCGGGGGGCGGAGCTCGGTTGTACTGCCATCCAGATATTCACCAAGAGCGCTCGGGGCTGGTATGCGAAGCCGATCCCGGAGGAGGATGTCCTCGCCTTCAAGGAGAATGTGAAAAAGACCGGGATTTGGCCCGTGGTAGCCCACACCTCCTACCTCATCGATCTCGGAACTCCGGACCCGGAGCGGCTTCAAAAATCGAGGGATTCGCTCGTAGTCGAGCTCGAGCGGGCAGAGCTTCTCGGTATCCCCTGTCTTGTTCTTCATCCGGGCTCTCATTTGGGGAAGGGGGAGGATGAGGGGATAAAAAGGATAGCGGAATCGCTCAACCTGGTTCACGAACGGACCAAGGGGTTCAGGGTGAAGATAGCCCTGGAGACGACCGCAGGACAGGGGACCAACCTCGGGTATCGGTTCGAGCAGATAGCGCGGATGATAGAGCTCACCGAGGAGGACGATCGCCTCGTCGTCTGTTATGATACCTGTCATACCTTTGCCGCGGGCTACGATATAAGGACGAGGGAGGGATATGAGCGGACATTCGCCGAGTTCGATGAGATAATCGGACTGAACAGGCTCCGGGTATTCCACTTGAACGATTCGAAGGGAGATTTAGGCTCGAGGCTTGATCGACATATCCACATCGGTGAGGGCAAGCTTGGGGTAGAACCGTTTCGGATGCTCCTGAACGATCCGAGGTTTTATGATCTTCCCTTTATCATCGAGACCCCGAAGGAGGACGATTGGGATCGCAGAAACCTCGAGCTTCTGCGGAGCCTTGCTTCTTAGCCATTTTTGTCGGAAAACAAGCCCTGCTGTTTTTTCGTATCTATATAGTGAAAACATTTAGTGAGGAGGTAATGTTATGCCTGAAAGGCAAAAAGGGGATGTGCTTACCGGCTTTCTTTGGATGTTTTTTCTTTCGCTTCTTCTTTTCTGGCTTCCGGTGATAGGTAGTTTCATCGCCGGTTTTGTCGGGGGGGGGAGAGGAAGGTAGGGAACTCGGTTCCGCCATCCTTGCCGCTCTACTTCCCGCCATCATCATCGGAGCCTTTTTCTTCTTCCTTGGAGGGAGTCTCACCGGTCTTCCCCTTATCGGGGTGCTCGTCGCTTCCGGGGCGTTCGTTATAGCCCTTTTTGCCTCTCTTCCCCTTATTTTGGGGGCGATAATAGGCGGGGCGACCGCGTGAGGGGTTTCCCTTACGGTCTGGTCAATATCTCTGGTCCTTCCTCGGTGATCGCCACCGTATGTTCGAACTGAGCGGATAGGCTTCTGTCCTTGGTCACCACCGTCCAGCCATCGGGTAATATCTCCACCTCGTAGCCACCGGCGTTTATCATCGGTTCGATGGCGATGACCAAGCCCGGTTTTATTCGGGGTCCTCTTCCTGGTGGTCCGTAGTGGGGGACTTGTGGGTCCTCGTGGAGTTTAGTGCCGATCCCGTGCCCGGTGAAATCGCGGACTACGGAGAAACCTTCACCTTCGACAAAGCGCTCGATCGCGTTCGAGATATCCCCGATCCTGTTTCCCACCCTCGCTTTCTCTATCCCGATATAGAGGGCGCGCTC
Protein-coding sequences here:
- a CDS encoding GIY-YIG nuclease family protein, translated to MGGSYQLLIRLFKGVSLRVGRLGEFFFPAGYYIYSGRAKRALSSRIIRHLRRKKRKRWHIDYLTAHPEAEVISIVIYPDLDECRHHREIASLPGVRVPVPRFGSGDCRSGCSAHLLYSPVFLSFYALQDSPLRDRIEKERRKL
- a CDS encoding deoxyribonuclease IV, translated to MSSGSEGKGRKKLLLGAHMSIGGGVHLSLIRGAELGCTAIQIFTKSARGWYAKPIPEEDVLAFKENVKKTGIWPVVAHTSYLIDLGTPDPERLQKSRDSLVVELERAELLGIPCLVLHPGSHLGKGEDEGIKRIAESLNLVHERTKGFRVKIALETTAGQGTNLGYRFEQIARMIELTEEDDRLVVCYDTCHTFAAGYDIRTREGYERTFAEFDEIIGLNRLRVFHLNDSKGDLGSRLDRHIHIGEGKLGVEPFRMLLNDPRFYDLPFIIETPKEDDWDRRNLELLRSLAS
- a CDS encoding HDIG domain-containing protein — translated: MISREEALALVREKVNNKNLVKHSLAVEAGMRALARYFGEDEELWGLTGLLHDIDYGETAKDPDRHGLVAPEILAPYDLPEEMIYAIKAHPGHFPRESLLDKALFAVDPLTGLIVAATLMHPTRRIVNVDVPFVMRRFKEKHFARGAKREDIKTCEEFGVPLEKFIEIVLSGMKEIADELGL